One genomic window of Punica granatum isolate Tunisia-2019 chromosome 1, ASM765513v2, whole genome shotgun sequence includes the following:
- the LOC116192394 gene encoding monothiol glutaredoxin-S10-like — MDRVTSLASQKAVVIFSKSSCCMCHAIKWLLYDRGVSPAVYELDELDTWGREMEWTLVRLGCSPSVPAVFIGGKLVGSASSVMTLQLNGSLKRMLIEAEAIWL; from the coding sequence ATGGATCGGGTCACTAGCTTGGCATCGCAGAAGGCGGTGGTGATATTCAGCAAGAGCTCATGCTGCATGTGCCATGCAATCAAGTGGCTGTTATATGATCGGGGCGTGAGCCCGGCAGTATACGAGCTGGATGAGCTGGACACCTGGGGCCGGGAGATGGAGTGGACCCTCGTGAGGCTCGGGTGCAGCCCCTCGGTCCCAGCGGTGTTCATTGGCGGGAAGCTTGTCGGATCTGCCAGCTCTGTCATGACCCTCCAACTCAATGGCTCGCTCAAGAGGATGCTCATTGAGGCCGAAGCTATCTGGCTTTGA
- the LOC116203170 gene encoding uncharacterized protein LOC116203170, whose protein sequence is MVGKILLRHNYIPGSGLGARGQGINRPIEIEEYKNRRGLGFRPSYHEIIEARRGKRLHRLAAYYGKINRGTPVPPLSHFFSGSQHIVGGTLDGPSSDLDDALVDLPGIYAVTEETPSGVYIRLAQENEELNNWTSIEESLHRLENRQLTSVEPTEEINIGTEEEPRTLKIGTGLDPTQRARMIDFLKEYQEVFAWSYADMPGLDPSIVKHSLPLDTENFPPKRQHLRRQRAGLLLRIKEEVVKQINAGFLEVCNYSEWVANIVPVEKKDGRVRVCVDYRDLNKASPKDNFPLPHIDVLVDNTARHNQFSFMDGFSGYNQIRMAEDDKIKTTFITMWGTFCYKVMPFGLKNAGATYQRAMVTLFHDMMHKEIEVYVDDMIAKSKEGEDHLVNLRRLFERLKKYKLRLNLAKCTFGAKSGKLLGFVVSERGIEVDPDKVKAIRELPPPSTVREVRSFLGRLNYIARFIANLSDKCQPLFRLLRKNAAIEWDDDCQKAFDDIKTYLVQSPVLVPPTPGRPLILYLTVRRQSLGCMLGQEDESTRAEHAIYYLSKKFTEGESNYPEIEKMCCALVWVMQRLRQYTLYHTIRLLSKADPLKYLLGSPSSMRNIAKWRCQLTEYDIEYVPRTSVKGQAIADHLAEFPIEDDTPINSDFPDEGILRVDEEEDGTAWKMYFDGAVNSTGSGIGAVLISPDGRYYPIAAKVNFLCTNNVAEYEACILGLQAAIDFKVKELEVFGDSMLTIFQTLGQWKTKDAKLVPYHEYLEELAENFEKISFTYTPRIKNQFADALATLASMVSITKENLIEPLEIEIAKGPAYCDTIEATDEQPWYEDIKHFLQTGQYPTFANRRDRKTLRRLTAHYFLSGETLYRRSFDATLLRCVDENEAQRLMGEIHEGSCGPHMSGLMLTKKLMRLGYFWSTMEADCAKHVRHCHLCQVYADQIKAPPNELRPMAAPWPFSMWGIDVIGPINPKASNGHMFILVAIDYFTKWIEAITLASVTANAVARFLKRDIIARYGVPETIITDNAKNLNNRIIDELCERFKIHHRNSTPYRPQMNGAVEAANKNIKRIIEKMTVTYKDWHEMLPFALLAYRTSIRTSTGATPYSLVYGMEAILPIEVEIPSMRVLAESKLEEAEWAKQRYEQLNLIDEKRLTALCHGQCYQQRMARAFNARVHHREFRPGDLVLRKVLHITPDSRGKFAYKYDGPFVVREVFSGGAIILSDMDGTENALPVNADALKKYYP, encoded by the exons atggtGGGGAAGATCTTGCTGCGCCATAATTACATTCCGGGTTCCGGACTCGGAGCACGTGGgcaagggatcaaccgcccaATCGAGATCgaagagtacaagaacaggaggggactcggttttcgcccttcctACCACGAGATTATTGAAGCCCGTAGAGGCAAGCGCCTCCACCGTCTCGCAGCGTACTACgggaagatcaacaggggcacCCCAGTTCCGCCACTCTCCCACTTCTTTTCAGGATCACAGCACATCGTCGGAGGTACTCTTGACGGCCCCTCCTCGGATTTAGACGACGCGCTTGTCGATCTGCCAGGCATatacgccgtcaccgaggagactcCTTCAGGGGTCTACATCCGCCTCGCGCAGGAGAATGAGGAgctcaacaactggacctca atagaggagagtttgcacCGCCTCGAGAACCGTCAACTCACCTCAGTTGAGCCaacagaagaaatcaacatagGCACTGAAGAGGAACCTCGCACGCTAAAGATCGGGACGGGCCTCGATCCAACACAACGAGctcggatgatcgatttcttgaaggagtaccaagaggtctttgcctggtcctacgccgacatgccgggcttagatccgtcgatagtcaagcactCTCTCCCACTCGATACAGAGAACttcccgcccaaacggcaACACCTACGGCGGCAGCGagccggccttctcctccgcatcaaggaggaggtcgTCAAGCAGATAAATGCGGGATTCCTAGAAGtctgcaattactctgaatgggtggcaaacatcgtGCCCGTGGAGAAAAAGGACGGAAGGGTCAGGgtttgcgtcgactatcgggacctcaaCAAGGCTAGTCCTAAAGACAACTTCCCTCTGCCTCACATCGACGTCTTGGTCGACAACACCGCGCGCCACAATcagttctccttcatggatggcttttCGGGGTATAACCAAATCCGGATGGCTGAAgacgacaagatcaaaacgactttcatcacgatgtggggcacgttttgctacaaggtcatgcccttcgggctcaaaaatgccggggcaacctaccaacgggcaatggttacgctcttccacgacatgatgcataaggagatcgaggtctacgtcgacgacatgatcgcaaAGTCCAAGGAGGGAGAGGATCACCTCGTCAATCTGAGGCGTCTCTTCGAAcgtctcaagaagtacaagcttAGGCTCAACCTGGccaagtgcacattcggcgcgaaatccggaaaacTGCTAGGATTTGTGGTCAGCGAACGAGGCATCGAGGTCGATCCTGACAAGGTGAAAGCGATTAGGGAGTTACCTCCGCCATCAACAGTGCGCGAGGTacggagcttcttaggacgactgaactacatcgcgcgtttcatcgcGAACTTATCAGATAAGTGTCAACCCCTCTTCCGGCTGCTTCGTAAAAATGCAGCAATTGAATGGGACGACGattgtcagaaggcctttgacgATATTAAGACATACTTAGTTCAGTCGCCGGTGTTGGTCCCGCCCACGCCAGGTCGACCTCTCATTCTTTACCTGACGGTGCGCCGGCAATCATTGGGGTGCATGCTGGGACAAGAAGATGAGTCCACACGCGCAGAACATGCcatctactatctgagcaagaagtttactgaaggggaatccaattacccggagattgagaagatgtgctgcgcactggtgtgggtcatgcagagacttcGACAGTACACCCTCTATCACACTATCCGCTTGCTGTCGaaagcggatcccctgaaataTCTACTTGGTAGCCCATCCTCCATGAGAAACATTGCAAAGTGGCGCtgtcaactgacggagtacgacatcgagtatgtgccccgcacatcagtcaaggggcaagcaattgcagacCATTTGGCGGAATTTCCCATCGAGGATGACACGCCGATCAACTCCGACTTTCCAGACGAAGGGATCCTCCGAgtagatgaggaggaggatgggaccgcgtggaagatgtatttcgacggcgcggtgaattccaccggttctggtatcggcgcagtgctgatatccccggacggacgtTATTACccgattgcagcaaaagttaattttctctgcaccaataatgtggccgaatacgaggcatgcatccttggcTTGCAAGcagcgattgatttcaaggtgaaggagctagaagtgttcggagattcaatgctcacaatcttccaaacgttagggcaatggaagacgaaagacgcaAAGTTAGTGCCATACCACGAGTATCTcgaggagttagcggagaacttcgagaaaatctcgttcacctacacGCCACGTATCAAGAATCAGTTTGCAGATGCACTCGCGACACTGGCATcaatggtgagcatcacaaaagaaaacCTCATCGAGCCACTTGAGATCGAGATTGCCAAAGGCCCGGCTTACTGCGACACAATCGAGGCGACTGATGAAcagccatggtacgaagacatcaaacaTTTTTTGCAAACTGGCCAATACCCGACATTTGCCAACCGTCGGGACAGGAAAACACTTAGGCGACTCACAGCGCATTACTTCCTGAGCGgagagactctctaccgccgttccttcgaCGCCACGCTACTCCGGTGTGTTGACGAAaacgaggcacaacgcctcatgggaGAGATACATGAAGGGAgttgtggaccccatatgagcggtctcatgctcaccaagaaactcatgcgcctaggttacttttggtccaccatggaggccGACTGCGCCAAACACGTCAGACACTGCCACTTGTGCCAGGTCTatgccgatcagatcaaagcacccCCCAATGAGCTACGCCCGATGGCGgccccgtggcccttttcaatgtggggcattgACGTGATCGGCCCTATcaatcccaaagcatccaatggacacatgttcattttggtggcaattgactacttcaccaagtggatcgaggccataacgctcgcttcggtcaccgcaaatgCCGTGGCACGTTTCCTTAAGCGcgacatcatcgcccgatatGGAGTCCCCGAAAcaatcatcaccgacaatgctaagaacctgaacaacaggaTCATCGATGAGCTTTGTGAGCGATTCAAAATACACCACCGCAATTCCACaccataccgtccccaaatgaacggtgcggtggaggctgcgaacaaaaacatcaagaggatcatcgagaaaatgacggtgacctataaggattggcacgagatgctcccttttgcgctcttggcatatcgAACGTCCATCCgcacttcaaccggggcaactccgtactccctagtctacggcatggaagcaatcctcccaatcgaagtggagattccctccatgagggtcctcgcTGAGTccaagctcgaagaagcagaatgggcgaagcagcgctacgaacagctcaatctcattgacgagaagcggctaacagcactctgccacggtcaatgctaccaacaaagaatggctcgagcgtTCAATGCAAGGGTTCACCACCGCGAATTCCGCCCCGGTGATCTCGTTCTACGAAAGGTCTTGCACATCACACCTGACTCTCGGGGCAAGTTTGCATACAAGTATGATGGACCTTTCGTCGTCAGGGAAGTCTTCTCCGGAGGGGCAATTATCCTAAGCGATATGGACGGGACCGAAAACGCACTCCCGGTCAATGCCGATGCCCTTAAGAAGTACTACCCTTAA